From a single Strix uralensis isolate ZFMK-TIS-50842 chromosome 25, bStrUra1, whole genome shotgun sequence genomic region:
- the KDM1A gene encoding lysine-specific histone demethylase 1A isoform X3 has protein sequence MDESLANLSEDEYYSEEERNAKAEKEKKLPPPPPPAPAEEENESEPEEPSGQAGGLQDDNSGGYGDGQASGVEGAAFQSRLPHDRMTSQEAACFPDIISGPQQTQKVFLYIRNRTLQLWLDNPKIQLTFEATIQQLEAPYNSDTVLVHRVHSYLERHGLINFGIYKRVKPLPTKKTGKVIIIGSGVSGLAAARQLQSFGMDVTVLEARDRVGGRVATFRKGNYVADLGAMVVTGLGGNPMAVVSKQVNMELAKIKQKCPLYEANGQAVPKEKDEMVEQEFNRLLEATSYLSHQLDFNVLNNKPVSLGQALEVVIQLQEKHVKDEQIEHWKKIVKTQEELKDLLNKMVNLKEKIKELHQQYKEASEVKPPRDITAEFLVKSKHRDLTALCKEYDELAETQGKLEEKLQELEANPPSDVYLSSRDRQILDWHFANLEFANATPLSTLSLKHWDQDDDFEFTGSHLTVRNGYSCVPVALAEGLDIKLNTAVRQVRYTASGCEVIAVNTRSTSQTFIYKCDAVLCTLPLGVLKQQPPAVQFVPPLPEWKTSAVQRMGFGNLNKVVLCFDRVFWDPSVNLFGHVGSTTASRGELFLFWNLYKAPILLALVAGEAAGIMENISDDVIVGRCLAILKGIFGSSAVPQPKETVVSRWRADPWARGSYSYVAAGSSGNDYDLMAQPITPGPAIPGAPQPIPRLFFAGEHTIRNYPATVHGALLSGLREAGRIADQFLGAMYTLPRQPTPGVPPQQAASM, from the exons GGCAAGCAGGAGGACTTCAAGACGACAATTCTGGAGGGTATGGAGACGGCCAAGCATCAG GTGTGGAGGGTGCAGCTTTCCAGAGTAGACTTCCACATGACCGTATGACATCTCAAGAAGCTGCCTGCTTCCCTGATATAATCAGTGGGCCACAGCAGACTCAGAAGGTGTTTCTGTACATCAGGAACCGCACC CTGCAGCTCTGGTTGGATAACCCAAAGATTCAGTTGACATTTGAGGCAACTATCCAACAGTTAGAAGCACCTTATAATA GTGATACGGTGCTCGTTCACAGAGTACACAGCTATCTGGAGAGACACGGTCTAATCAACTTTGGTATCTACAAAAGAGTGAAGCCCCTTCCAA cCAAGAAGACGGGAAAGGTGATCATTATTGGTTCTGGAGTCTCTGGGTTGGCAGCAGCTCGCCAGTTGCAGAGTTTCGGAATGGATGTCACGGTTCTGGAAGCCAGG GACCGAGTAGGAGGAAGAGTTGCTACCTTTCGCAAAGGGAACTATGTTGCTGATCTAGGAGCAATGGTGGTAACAGGACTTG gaGGAAATCCCATGGCTGTGGTCAGCAAACAAGTGAATATGGAATTGGCTAAGATCAAACAAAAATGCCCGCTTTATGAAGCAAATGGACAAGCT GTTccaaaagagaaagatgaaatgGTGGAGCAAGAATTTAATCGTCTGCTGGAAGCCACATCCTATCTCAGTCATCAGCTGGATTTTAATGTTCTCAATAATAAGCCTGTCTCCCTAGGTCAGGCTCTGGAGGTTGTCATACA ATTGCAGGAGAAGCATGTGAAGGATGAGCAGAttgaacactggaaaaaaattgtgaaaacacAGGAGGAATTGAAAGATCTTCTTAACAAG ATGgtcaatttaaaagaaaagattaaagaacTTCATCAACAGTATAAGGAAGCATCAGAAGTGAAGCCACCTCGGGATATTACAGCAGAGTTCCTtgtgaaaagcaaacacagagaTCTGACTGCACTTTGCAAG GAGTATGATGAATTGGCAGAGACACAAGGAAAGCTGGAAGAGAAGTTACAAGAACTTGAAGCCAATCCACCAAG tgatGTTTATCTGTCATCAAGAGACAGGCAAATACTCGACTGGCATTTTGCAAACCTAGAATTTGCTAATGCTACACCCCTGTCTACACTTTCACTGAAGCACTGGGACCAG GATGATGACTTTGAATTCACAGGCAGTCACTTGACTGTGAGGAATGGATATTCCTGTGTGCCTGTAGCCTTGGCGGAAGGGTTGGATATTAAATTGAACACAGCAGTTCGACAGGTTCGCTATACAGCATCAG GCTGTGAAGTGATAGCTGTAAATACCCGCTCTACTAGTCAGACTTTCATTTACAAATGTGATGCTGTGCTGTGTACTCTCCCCTTGGGAGTGTTGAAGCAGCAGCCTCCAGCGGTGCAGTTTGTGCCGCCTCTTCCTGAGTGGAAAACTTCTGCAGTGCAGCGTATGGGATTTGGCAACCTTAACAAG GTTGTGTTGTGTTTTGATCGTGTCTTCTGGGATCCAAGTGTCAATTTGTTTGGTCATGTTGGTAGCACTACTGCAAGCAGAGGAGAACTTTTCCTGTTTTGGAACCTGTACAAAG caccaaTTTTGTTGGCTTTGGTAGCAGGAGAAGCAGCCGGGATCATGGAAAATATCAGTGATGATGTCATTGTTGGACGGTGCCTTGCTATCCTCAAAGGCATATTTGGTAGCAGCGCGGTGCCCCAG CCTAAAGAGACTGTGGTGTCCCGCTGGCGTGCTGACCCGTGGGCCCGGGGATCATACTCCTATGTAGCCGCTGGATCTTCTGGAAATGACTATGACTTGATGGCTCAGCCGATTACTCCAGGGCCAGCCATTCCAGGTGCTCCTCAG CCTATTCCTCGCCTGTTTTTTGCGGGAGAACACACAATTCGCAACTACCCTGCAACTGTTCATGGTGCTCTGCTGAGTGGACTGAGAGAAGCAGGTCGCATTGCAGACCAGTTTCTTGGGGCCATGTACACTTTGCCTCGGCAGCCTACGCCTGGGGTCCCCCCACAACAAGCTGCCAGCATGTAA